A genomic segment from Paramixta manurensis encodes:
- a CDS encoding DUF413 domain-containing protein, translating into MADSFATNNRFFDNKHYPRGFSRHGDFTIKEAQLLERHGYAFNELDLAKREPVTEEERQFIEVCRGLREPQTEAERVWSKYMTRIKRPKRFHTLSGGKPQMEGVEDYSDSDD; encoded by the coding sequence TTTTGATAACAAACACTACCCACGCGGGTTTTCTCGTCACGGTGATTTCACCATTAAGGAAGCACAGCTATTAGAGCGTCATGGGTATGCTTTCAATGAGCTGGATTTGGCAAAACGGGAACCTGTGACGGAAGAAGAGCGTCAATTTATTGAAGTATGCCGTGGTCTGCGTGAACCGCAAACCGAAGCGGAACGCGTCTGGTCCAAATATATGACGCGGATTAAGCGCCCCAAACGCTTCCACACGCTGTCAGGCGGCAAGCCGCAGATGGAAGGCGTTGAAGACTATTCAGATAGCGACGATTAA